The Paenibacillus mucilaginosus 3016 genome includes the window CACGAATTAAAGGAAGTGGCTTAGCATGGTGGAACCCTTATTCCAAGTCAAAGTGGCCTGTCCCCAGTGCGGCCAGGAATTTCAATCTTCCCGCGTGAGACCGAGCTTTAAGAAGACCATCCGTACCGATACGGACTTCTGCCTGCATTACAAGGATATCAATCCGGAGTATTATGTGGTACGGATCTGTCCTTCCTGCGGCTTCGCGGGCACGGAGAATTCCAAGACGAAGCTCACGGCGGCGGAGAAAGAAGCGTTCCACAGCAAGATCGGTTCGCAGTGGAACTATAAGGAGTACGGCGGGGAGCGTTCCTGGGGCGATGCCTTGTACAGCTACAAGCTCGCTCTGCTCTGCGCGCAGATCGTGAAGGAGAGCGCCCGGGTGACGGCGGGGCTGCTGCACCATATCGCCTGGCTCTACCGGGAAAAGGGAGATGAAGCGCAGGAGAAGCGCTTCCTGCAGTTCGCGCTGGACGAATATACCCGGGCCTTCGAGACCGAAGGCGGAGAGATGAACAACGCCCGGCTGATGTATCTGCTGGGGGAGCTGAACCGGCGGCTGAAGCATTACAAGCCGGCCGTCAAGTGGTTTACGCGCGTCATTAACGACAAGTCGATCAACGATGCCGGCATGATCCGCGCCTGCCGGGAGCAGTGGGCGGTTGTCCGCGAGGACATGCAGGCGGACAAGCTGGAGCCGATCGACGAGACCGAGCTTACTTAGGCATTCCGCTCTACCGATTCATGCAGAGGGAGCTGACTCCCCAATCAACAAAACGCACAGAGTACGCTGCGGCAGCGGTCCGCAGGCTCTGTGCGTTTTGTTGTTGAGCGGCGTTAAGCTATTCTTGGCGTCTGAGCCTCCCTCTTCGTCAGGCCTACCTGCCCCGGGGGGAAGGCTGGGAGTCAGCGGCCGCCGGAACGGCTGAGCGCCCGGGAAGCCAGCAGGTAATCGGAATCGGCTCCGACAAGCGTGAGCTTGCCCCGGCAGCAGGGGAAAATGAGCAGCTTCTTGACCCCGTCCTTGAGATCCTCAAGCTCTCTGGGTTTGAGGGCGAGCAGCACGTTATCCGCTCCGCAGAACGGGCAGTTCTGCACATAGACATCCTGCCCGATCCTCTCATAGGGCCACGTATTCTGGAATGGAATCATGGCCTTCGTTACTCCTTGGCGCCGTCGCCTGCAGCCGGCTCCTTGGCGGCTTCTCCGGCAGGGGACGCTTCTTTGCGCGCGAGTTCACCGAGTTTCTGCAGCAGGATGTGCTGCGGCATATGCATCAGGTGCTCGAGCGGGACGCCGAGCTCCTTGGCCAGTTTTTGCGCCGTGTCGGGCGATATTTGCAGGGGTCTCATGGATAGGGCCTCCTTATTATACGTTCGGGGTAGTATACCGGTCTTCCCCTCATTTAATCACTTACCGCTGGAAAGTTCAATCCTAACGGAATAATCCGGGGGAGGGGGCTTTGGCTCCGGTGGCAAAATGTGGTTTAATGAAGGGGCAAGCTCATATCATACACTAGGACGTGCTCTTATTACATAACCTTAAGAAAGGTCGTGCAGCCCCATGAAAACCCCGCTTCCGCAAACCTGGAACCTCGAGAGGTTCTTCCCGGGAGGCAGCGCTTCCGCCGAGTTCGGCGTGTTCCTGGACGGGCTCCGGCAGTATATTGCCGAGGCTGAGGAGCTTCTGCGCTCCACCCCTGTGCCGGCTTCGCCGAACGACGTGTCCGCGCTGCTCCCGCTGATCGCCCTGCTGCAGAAGGCGGCGCTTCAGATCCGGGAGGCCGACTCCTTCACCGGGTGCCTGGCCGCCGAGAACCAGAACGACAAGCGCGCCGTTATACTTGGAGGCCAGGTCCGTACGCTTGGTGCAGCCTATGCCTCCGCCCTGACGCGGTTCGACGATCTCCTGACCCGGATTCCGGAGGAAGCCTGGGAGGCGCTGCTGGCGCTCCCGGAGCTGCAGGAGATCCGCTATCCGCTCGCAGAGCGCCGGGAGCTGGCGGCCGAGAAGCTGCCTCCGGAGCAGGAGGCGCTGGTGAACGAGCTGGCCGTCGACGGCTACCACGGCTGGGGCGAGCTCTACAACACGACGGTGAGCAAGTTCCGCGTGCCCTACGAGGAGAACGGCGTCGTCACCGAGCTGTCCGCAGGCCAGGCGGCCAACAAGATGGACAGTCCCCAGCGTGAGATTCGGGAGAAGGTCTTCCGCCGCTGGGAGGAGCAGTGGGGCAGGCATGCCGACTACTGTGCGGATGCGCTCAATCACCTCGGGGGCTTCCGGCTGAAGCTGTACGAGCGCCGGGGCGTGGGAGGGCATCCTGAAGGAGCCGCTCAGCATCAACCGGATGTCGCAGGAGACCCTGGATACGATGTGGAAGGTCATCGAGGACAGCAAGGACGTCTTCGTCCGCTACCTGGAGCGCAAGGCGAAGCTGCTCGGCCTCTCTAGGCTGAGCTGGTTCGATGTCGATGCCCCGGTGGGTTCGGGGGCCGGAACGATCTCGTATGACGCGGGGGCCGAGCTGATCGTCGGCCAGTTCCGCCGCTTCTCGCCGAAGATGGCCGACTTTGCCGTGAAGGCGTTCGAGAATGCCTGGATCGAAGCCGAAGACCGGCCGGGCAAGCGTCCCGGGGGCTTCTGCACCTCGTTCCCGGTGGCGGAGGAGACGCGGATCTTCATGACCTATGCGGGCTCCGCCTCGAACGTCTCTACGCTGGCCCATGAGCTGGGCCATGCCTACCACCAGCACGTGATGAACGACCTGCCGGCCTTCGCCCAGGAGTATGCGATGAACGTGGCGGAAACCGCCTCCACCTTCGCCGAGATGGTGGTCTCCGATGCGGCGGTCAAAGGGGCGGCGACCGAAGCGGAGCGCCTCGCGCTGATCGAGGACAAAATCCAGCGCTCGGTGGCCTTCTACATGAACATCCATGCCCGATTCCTCTTCGAGACACGCTTCTATGAAGAGCGCAGCCGGGGGCTGGTCAGCGTAGACCGGCTGAACGAGCTTATGACCGAAGCCCAGCGCGAAGCGTACCGGGGGGCGCTGGAGGAGTACCATCCGCACTTCTGGGCTTCGAAGCTGCACTTCTACATTACGGAGGTTCCGTTCTACAACTTCCCGTACACCTTCGGCTACATGTTCAGCGCCGGCCTCTACGCCGAAGCCCTGAAGCGCGGGGAAGCGTTCGAGGACCAGTACGTGGCGCTCCTCCGCGATACGGGACGCATGACGGTTGAAGAGCTCGCGCAGAAGCATCTGGGCGTGGATCTGCGCCGGCCCGACTTCTGGCAGGGGCGATGGTCCATGTCGGTCGGGGATGTCGAGGAATTCCTGCGTCTGACGGAATAAGGAGTAAGAAGTAAGAAGTAAGAAGTAAGAAGTAAGCCGCATCCCTAAGCAGCATGACGGAAGCCGGCCCGGCAGACACGGGGCCGGCTTTCTTGTTACGACCCTAACTACCCGAAGGAGAGGATCCCCATGATAGACATTCAATTCATTCACCACATCAGCCTCAATGTCAGGAAGCTGGAGCCCGCGGTGGCGTTCTACCGGGATGTGCTCGGACTGAAGGAGCTGGAGCGGCCTCCGTTTGATTTTGAAGGAGCCTGGTTCGCCGTCGGGCCGGCAGGGCAGCAGCTGCATCTCATCGTACATGAGGGAGAGGTGCTGCGGGAGGGCGGCATGCATTCGCGGGACGGGCACTTCGCCCTCCGGGTGGCCGGCTACCACCGGACTATCGAGTGGCTGGAGCGCTGCGGAGCGGCCTATGACGCACGGCCTCGTCCCCGGGCGGGCTTCCCTCAGATCTATGTCATGGACCCCGACCGGAATATCATTGAACTGAACTGCGATCCGGCGGAACTGGAATCGTGAATGGAAGGAGCCTCGCTCAGACGCTGCGTTCCTTCCGAGGGGGAGAATCTGGTCCGGTTCCCAGATGTTTCATGCCCCGGACAAGCGTTTAAATAAGGAGCGTACAAGTAAAGTACAAAGCAAAACAGATAAAAATCATGTAGAGGAGATGAGTGTAATGGCACGCAACAACGATGAGAAAATGAGCCGTGAGGAAGCAGGTCGTAAGGGTGGCGAGGCCAACGCAAACAAACAGGACAAAGAATTCTTCCAAGAGATTGGCCGTAAAGGCGGCGAAGCCAACGCGGAAGCCCATGACCGCGAGCACTTCCAGGAAATCGGCCGTAAGGGCGGCGAAGCCACTGCCGAAACGCATGATAAGGAGTTCTACCAGGAAATCGGCCGTAAAGGCGGCGAAGCCACTGCCGAATCCCATGGCAAGGAATTCTATCAGGAGATCGGCCGTAAGGGCGGCGAAGCC containing:
- a CDS encoding YycC family protein, encoding MRPLQISPDTAQKLAKELGVPLEHLMHMPQHILLQKLGELARKEASPAGEAAKEPAAGDGAKE
- a CDS encoding DUF2225 domain-containing protein yields the protein MVEPLFQVKVACPQCGQEFQSSRVRPSFKKTIRTDTDFCLHYKDINPEYYVVRICPSCGFAGTENSKTKLTAAEKEAFHSKIGSQWNYKEYGGERSWGDALYSYKLALLCAQIVKESARVTAGLLHHIAWLYREKGDEAQEKRFLQFALDEYTRAFETEGGEMNNARLMYLLGELNRRLKHYKPAVKWFTRVINDKSINDAGMIRACREQWAVVREDMQADKLEPIDETELT
- a CDS encoding VOC family protein codes for the protein MIDIQFIHHISLNVRKLEPAVAFYRDVLGLKELERPPFDFEGAWFAVGPAGQQLHLIVHEGEVLREGGMHSRDGHFALRVAGYHRTIEWLERCGAAYDARPRPRAGFPQIYVMDPDRNIIELNCDPAELES